Proteins from a genomic interval of Coccinella septempunctata chromosome 2, icCocSept1.1, whole genome shotgun sequence:
- the LOC123308446 gene encoding uncharacterized protein LOC123308446, whose product MRLVIDSFLDPKIDVTHRIYSMWYCVFFLRIWRQWLTINKYKIGEHFISSNCYTCIELNAHSLINIVVNIRENPSLSSDMFLPVLFGSQKCEQTFRTMRSMTSTYSTVINFNVKDILRRLERIKTVNNIIHDLNNVISFPREQKRQEKMNIDTNSLVFTDLKHYTDTMIADAVERARQDALAHTRELGMFVEENTMYNATIPPLKDLVKDESEDKSLEDEEDIQIDDNMIDNSDSSYRGSPNVSPNQLQPRLQHFTSLPIENEEINGDDLNNPNSHLFKDLCNISSVGVMDNLILRSYDQKLMDDKIEDGPYVRVTVGNKSKIIRKSSLCWLLEETKNRVSTDRLQRFVVKSTERPQRALEVGRKKLNSLKSKGTYIKRSSKRGKRENSGDISDSSEDDTIIKYDDSPSTETFSENDSEAGIGINFNEGEYQGKNLEKKYYPQHSSSSSLTISLENNKYYAVYYDEGWFIGKLLRHIDGTADNPIVEITFLKQNKRKKCEFKWPGKKDLSNVETQYIFFGPIAIKEKESGIFNITEDVLSQINIAYSNKKQK is encoded by the coding sequence ATGCGTTTAGTTATTGATTCGTTTTTAGATCCCAAAATAGATGTAACGCATCGAATTTATTCAATGTGGTATTGCGTTTTCTTTCTTAGAATTTGGCGTCAGTGGCTTACAATAAACAAATACAAAATCGGAGAGCATTTCATTTCATCAAACTGCTATACTTGCATAGAGTTGAATGCACACTCATTAATTAATATTGTCGTAAACATTCGTGAAAATCCATCTCTATCAAGCGACATGTTTCTACCTGTACTTTTTGGAAGCCAGAAATGTGAACAGACGTTTAGGACTATGAGATCCATGACCTCCACGTATTCGACGGTGATTAACTTTAATGTTAAAGATATTTTGAGGCGTTTAGAGAGAATTAAGACAGTAAATAATATTATACACGATCTGAACAATGTCATTTCATTTCCAAGGGAACAAAAACGgcaagagaaaatgaatattgaCACGAATTCGCTGGTGTTTACAGATTTAAAACACTATACGGATACTATGATAGCCGACGCAGTCGAGCGTGCACGACAAGATGCTCTAGCGCATACGCGAGAACTTGGCATGTTTGTAGAAGAAAACACCATGTATAATGCTACAATTCCACCATTAAAAGACCTTGTAAAAGATGAAAGCGAGGATAAAAGTCTAGAAGATGAAGAGGATATACAGATCGACGACAACATGATCGACAACAGTGATAGTTCATACCGAGGTTCACCAAATGTTTCACCAAATCAGCTTCAACCGAGGCTTCAACATTTCACTTCTCTACcaattgaaaatgaagaaattaacgGCGATGACTTGAACAATCCAAATAGTCATTTGTTCAAGGATTTGTGCAACATATCGAGTGTCGGAGTTATGGATAACTTAATTCTGAGAAGTTATGATCAGAAATTAATGgatgacaaaattgaagatggtCCATATGTCCGAGTCACTGTTggaaataaatcgaaaattatCAGAAAATCTTCGCTCTGTTGGTTGCTAGAGGAAACTAAAAATAGGGTTAGTACAGACAGACTACAACGTTTTGTTGTAAAAAGTACAGAAAGACCTCAAAGGGCACTAGAAGTAGGTCGCAAAAAGTTGAATTCATTAAAATCCAAAGGAACATACATAAAGAGAAGCTCGAAGAGAGGTAAGAGAGAGAACTCTGGAGATATCTCAGATAGTTCTGAAGATGATACCATCATAAAATATGACGACAGTCCAAGTACAGAAACGTTCTCTGAAAATGACTCTGAAGCTGGTATTGGAATTAACTTTAATGAAGGCGAATATCAaggaaaaaatttagaaaaaaaatactaccCCCAACATTCCAGTTCATCGAGCTTGACAATTTCCTTAGAGAATAATAAATATTATGCCGTATATTATGACGAAGGATGGTTCATTGGAAAACTTCTGAGGCATATTGATGGTACTGCCGATAATCCAATAGTCGAAATCACATTTTTAAAacagaataaaagaaaaaaatgtgaatttaAATGGCCTGGGAAAAAAGATTTGTCAAATGTGGAAAcacaatatatatttttcggaCCTATAGCAATAAAGGAGAAAGAATCGGGTATTTTCAATATCACTGAAGACGTGTTGAGTCAGATTAATATTGCTTACTCTAATAAAAAGCAGAAGTGA